A single region of the Nitrospira sp. genome encodes:
- a CDS encoding tetratricopeptide repeat protein, with the protein MVSRWTGPGRGRRHCRRVQKRHAERRRLTSAHALPLTPHRAIMSDDDKHRARIFLHRGQLAQAKAAYEQAVADDRLADNPRELSASLGNLGNACALSGDLEQAETCYREVLTIQRTERDQQAIAHTLVNLGNLHIGAGRPEKARPYYLEALDLLKPLHDDRALGILYHNLGMEEARQTHWDQAIAHFTEALECHRRIGNEEGLALTYSQLGNTFLDSGALRQAEKCLNNASEHFIKLGNPPGEAAVLRLLAALYVRERNSPSAIRCLERVLSLDQHYQLPEQARDRTLLTELRQSISHP; encoded by the coding sequence ATCGTTTCGCGCTGGACTGGGCCTGGACGAGGAAGACGACATTGTCGTCGAGTTCAGAAAAGACACGCCGAAAGGCGGCGACTAACCTCAGCTCACGCCTTACCGCTAACACCTCACCGCGCAATCATGTCAGACGACGATAAACACCGGGCCAGGATTTTTCTCCACCGCGGGCAGTTGGCTCAAGCCAAGGCTGCCTATGAGCAAGCCGTTGCAGACGATCGCCTTGCCGACAATCCCCGCGAACTCTCCGCCTCGCTCGGCAATCTCGGCAATGCCTGCGCCTTGTCCGGAGACCTTGAGCAGGCAGAGACCTGCTATCGCGAAGTATTGACGATCCAACGGACCGAGCGCGACCAACAGGCCATCGCTCACACGCTGGTGAATCTGGGCAATCTCCACATCGGCGCCGGCCGCCCTGAGAAAGCCCGCCCCTACTATCTTGAAGCCCTCGATCTACTGAAACCGCTGCACGATGATCGTGCGCTCGGGATTCTGTATCACAACCTCGGCATGGAAGAGGCGCGGCAAACCCACTGGGATCAAGCCATCGCCCACTTCACTGAAGCGCTGGAATGCCATCGCCGCATCGGCAACGAAGAGGGCCTGGCGCTGACCTACAGCCAACTCGGCAACACCTTCCTCGATTCCGGCGCCTTGCGTCAGGCGGAGAAATGCCTGAACAATGCCTCGGAGCATTTCATCAAACTGGGCAACCCACCGGGGGAAGCAGCCGTCCTCCGGCTACTGGCCGCACTCTATGTGCGCGAACGCAATTCCCCCTCGGCGATTCGCTGCCTCGAACGCGTCCTGTCCCTCGATCAGCACTACCAGCTCCC